In Luteitalea sp. TBR-22, one genomic interval encodes:
- a CDS encoding arsenite methyltransferase: protein MTDIRAVVQERYGKFAASVEQPGPTSGCCGTTGCCDDPITGGLYSPEEIGAIPPEALQASLGCGNPTALIDLAPGQVVLDLGSGGGIDVLLSARRVGPTGKAYGLDMTGDMLALARRNQARAGITNAEFLEGTIEAIPLPDASVDVIISNCVINLSADKPRVLHEAFRVLKPGGRFAVSDVLVRGDVPADVRHNMGLWVGCIAGALTEDEYIGGLRAAGFEEVSVEPWREYAAADAEAYFRDAGQAVGDLTAADGRFFSGFVRARKPLAR from the coding sequence ATGACCGACATCAGGGCAGTGGTGCAGGAGAGATACGGGAAGTTCGCGGCGTCGGTGGAGCAGCCGGGGCCGACCTCCGGATGTTGCGGCACGACCGGGTGCTGCGACGACCCGATCACGGGCGGGCTCTATTCGCCCGAGGAGATCGGCGCGATTCCCCCGGAGGCGCTGCAGGCGTCGCTGGGATGCGGCAACCCGACCGCCCTGATCGACCTGGCACCGGGCCAGGTGGTGCTCGACCTCGGGTCGGGCGGCGGGATCGACGTGCTGCTCTCCGCGCGCCGCGTCGGCCCGACGGGCAAGGCCTACGGGCTCGACATGACCGGCGACATGCTCGCCCTGGCCCGACGCAACCAGGCCCGTGCCGGGATCACCAACGCGGAGTTCCTCGAGGGCACCATCGAGGCCATCCCGCTGCCCGACGCGTCGGTCGACGTGATCATCTCCAATTGCGTCATCAACCTGTCGGCCGACAAGCCGCGCGTCCTGCACGAGGCCTTCCGCGTGCTGAAGCCGGGCGGCCGCTTCGCCGTCTCCGACGTGCTCGTGCGCGGCGACGTGCCTGCCGATGTCCGGCACAACATGGGCCTGTGGGTGGGCTGCATCGCCGGCGCCCTGACCGAGGACGAATACATCGGCGGACTGCGCGCCGCGGGCTTCGAGGAGGTCTCGGTCGAACCGTGGCGCGAGTACGCGGCCGCAGATGCCGAGGCCTACTTCCGCGACGCCGGCCAGGCCGTGGGCGACCTCACCGCGGCCGACGGGCGCTTCTTCAGCGGGTTCGTGCGGGCCCGCAAGCCGCTGGCGCGATGA
- the arsN2 gene encoding arsenic resistance N-acetyltransferase ArsN2 has translation MSVRVRRAAPGDWPAIEALLTRHALPTAGAADHLAHFVVAEQGGAITGVAGLEVYGDAALLRSVAVAEPGEGLGTVLVTAALDHARSAGVHDVILLTTTAARYFPRFGFVPIARADVPEALHASAEFRGACPASAEAMSVRLVAET, from the coding sequence ATGAGTGTGCGTGTGCGACGGGCTGCCCCGGGTGACTGGCCGGCAATCGAGGCCCTGCTCACGCGCCACGCACTGCCCACCGCCGGGGCCGCCGACCACCTCGCGCACTTCGTGGTGGCCGAGCAGGGCGGCGCGATCACGGGCGTGGCAGGCCTCGAGGTGTACGGCGATGCCGCGCTGCTCCGCTCGGTGGCCGTGGCCGAGCCCGGCGAGGGGCTCGGTACCGTACTGGTGACGGCGGCGCTCGACCACGCCCGGTCGGCAGGTGTCCACGACGTGATCCTGTTGACGACGACGGCGGCGCGGTACTTCCCGCGCTTCGGCTTCGTGCCCATCGCGCGGGCCGACGTGCCAGAGGCACTCCACGCGTCGGCCGAGTTCCGTGGCGCCTGCCCGGCCAGTGCGGAGGCGATGTCGGTGCGCCTCGTCGCGGAGACGTGA
- a CDS encoding helix-turn-helix transcriptional regulator, with translation MPQPRSSTAVTDIAEVCAALADPTRLRILSLLADGEICVCHIHESLDIPQPTASRHLAYLRRTGLVQTRRAGLWVHYRVADSLAPQVRHALDAVLHAVGHCPEPVADGRQLARTTGRPVTTMVSRVAGCCAPPEPTATPRTRRSSSPRLTP, from the coding sequence ATGCCGCAGCCCCGAAGTTCCACCGCCGTCACCGACATCGCCGAGGTCTGCGCCGCGTTGGCCGACCCGACGCGCCTGCGCATCCTCTCGCTCCTGGCCGACGGCGAGATCTGCGTGTGTCACATCCACGAAAGCCTCGACATTCCACAGCCCACCGCGTCGCGCCACCTCGCCTACCTGCGGCGCACCGGGCTGGTGCAGACCCGGCGAGCCGGCCTGTGGGTGCACTACCGCGTGGCCGACAGCCTCGCGCCGCAGGTGCGCCACGCGCTCGACGCCGTGCTGCACGCCGTCGGCCACTGCCCTGAACCGGTGGCTGACGGTCGTCAACTCGCACGCACCACGGGCCGCCCCGTGACGACGATGGTCTCCCGCGTCGCCGGCTGCTGCGCGCCCCCCGAACCGACCGCGACGCCACGCACGCGTCGCTCCTCCTCGCCGAGGCTGACTCCATGA